A portion of the Candidatus Omnitrophota bacterium genome contains these proteins:
- a CDS encoding phosphoglucomutase/phosphomannomutase family protein: MANIKFGTDGWRAVIAKEFTFDNVRIVAQAVADYVNSRILYPRRKGLKRLIVGYDRRFMSDVYAKLIADVLTANRVKVYLTLAPTPTPAVSFAIKTRQLDGGIVVTASHNPPVFNGIKFKTHLANSADEKVTGAIESFLKKRAKPRSAVIGRQTAANRQETIDAGIDYISFLQRYVDIKRVKNLKSKVLIDYMHGAGIGYMEAVLGSPANMLALRCQNDPLFGGVNPEPILKNMRYPASYMRENNFDLCLALDGDADRIGALGPGGRFITSGQIVALILLHFLQNRKLTGAVVKTISGTTLIEKICARYGLTMFETPVGFKYISALMLKENILIGGEESGGIGFCGYIPERDGILSSLLLLEMLAYRGKKIDEVIAGMEKEYGVFCYNRIDMQYPFEKAQALTAKLKKTPPKKIAGKKVLKVKTYDGIKFILEDSSWLLLRFSGTEPLIRIYAEADSDKKVERLLSAGRDITK; the protein is encoded by the coding sequence ATGGCGAATATCAAATTCGGTACCGACGGCTGGCGGGCTGTAATAGCCAAAGAATTTACTTTTGACAATGTGCGTATCGTTGCCCAGGCTGTAGCTGATTATGTTAATAGCCGTATACTTTATCCGCGCCGCAAGGGCCTTAAACGCCTGATAGTAGGCTATGACCGAAGGTTCATGTCTGATGTATACGCGAAATTGATTGCCGATGTTTTAACGGCCAACCGCGTAAAAGTGTATCTTACTCTTGCCCCTACGCCTACGCCGGCCGTTTCGTTCGCCATAAAAACCCGCCAGCTGGACGGGGGCATAGTTGTGACGGCAAGCCATAATCCGCCTGTCTTTAACGGCATAAAGTTCAAGACGCATCTTGCCAATTCCGCGGATGAAAAAGTAACCGGCGCGATTGAATCTTTTCTCAAAAAGCGCGCAAAGCCGCGTTCGGCCGTTATCGGCAGGCAAACCGCCGCCAACAGGCAAGAAACAATTGACGCGGGCATTGATTATATCAGTTTTCTCCAAAGATACGTGGATATAAAACGCGTTAAAAATCTTAAATCAAAAGTGCTTATTGATTATATGCATGGCGCCGGCATAGGATATATGGAGGCTGTTTTAGGAAGCCCTGCCAATATGCTTGCCCTGCGCTGTCAGAATGATCCCTTATTCGGCGGCGTTAATCCCGAGCCGATATTGAAGAACATGCGCTATCCCGCGTCCTATATGAGGGAAAATAATTTTGACCTTTGTCTGGCGCTTGACGGGGATGCGGACAGGATAGGCGCCTTGGGCCCCGGCGGGCGGTTTATCACAAGCGGCCAGATAGTTGCTCTCATATTACTGCATTTTCTCCAGAACAGAAAGCTTACAGGCGCTGTTGTCAAGACCATATCAGGCACTACCTTGATAGAGAAGATTTGCGCCAGGTATGGGCTTACCATGTTTGAGACGCCGGTGGGTTTTAAATATATTTCAGCTTTGATGCTTAAGGAAAATATTCTTATAGGAGGCGAGGAATCGGGCGGTATTGGTTTTTGCGGTTATATACCTGAAAGAGACGGTATATTATCGTCTCTTTTATTGCTGGAGATGCTTGCTTACAGGGGTAAAAAGATTGACGAAGTAATAGCGGGGATGGAAAAAGAATACGGAGTATTTTGTTATAACCGTATAGACATGCAATATCCTTTTGAGAAGGCCCAGGCCCTTACCGCAAAACTTAAAAAAACTCCCCCCAAAAAAATAGCGGGTAAAAAGGTGCTTAAGGTAAAGACTTATGACGGTATTAAATTTATACTTGAGGATTCCAGCTGGCTTTTGCTAAGGTTTTCAGGCACAGAACCTCTTATCAGAATATACGCGGAAGCCGATTCGGATAAGAAGGTGGAGAGATTATTATCAGCCGGCAGGGATATTACAAAATAA
- the rpe gene encoding ribulose-phosphate 3-epimerase yields MKTKSCSKNRIIIAPSILAADFGSLTKEIARAESAGADWIHVDVMDGRFVPNITIGAPVVKAISAKTRLFIDSHLMIDDPARYISDFASAGSSMITVHAEACRGMSKLIASIKALGVKAGVSIKPKTPASAVFDVLDIVDMVLVMTVEPGFGGQSFMAGMLPKIEKIRKLFKGYIQVDGGINAETARKAKAAGANVLVAGTYIFAAKNMKSAIQGLRQ; encoded by the coding sequence ATGAAAACCAAATCCTGCTCCAAAAATAGGATTATCATAGCCCCGTCAATATTAGCGGCTGATTTCGGCAGTTTGACTAAGGAGATCGCGCGGGCCGAGTCGGCCGGGGCTGATTGGATACACGTTGATGTAATGGACGGCCGCTTTGTCCCCAATATTACAATAGGCGCTCCTGTCGTAAAGGCCATAAGCGCCAAAACAAGGCTTTTTATTGACAGCCACCTGATGATAGATGATCCGGCCAGATACATAAGCGATTTTGCCTCTGCCGGAAGCAGTATGATTACCGTTCATGCGGAAGCCTGCCGCGGGATGAGCAAGCTGATCGCAAGTATCAAGGCATTAGGCGTTAAAGCCGGCGTTTCAATAAAACCAAAAACCCCGGCGTCGGCAGTATTTGATGTCCTGGATATTGTTGACATGGTTCTTGTGATGACCGTTGAACCCGGTTTTGGCGGACAAAGTTTCATGGCGGGCATGCTGCCTAAGATAGAGAAGATAAGAAAACTTTTTAAAGGCTACATACAGGTTGATGGAGGCATCAATGCTGAAACGGCGCGCAAGGCCAAAGCCGCCGGCGCTAATGTCCTTGTGGCGGGGACATATATATTTGCGGCAAAAAACATGAAGTCAGCCATACAGGGCTTGAGGCAATAG
- a CDS encoding pitrilysin family protein, whose protein sequence is MHNLTVLDNGFKVISSRLSDVNSITIGIWIKAGGRYENKANQGISHLMEHMLFKGTKKRSCQALKRSIESKGGAFNAFTSEENVCYYIKILSSRLELAAEVLSDMVLSPSLKETDIEKEKKVIFEEIRMYLDLPMHYVYDLLDGLIWPGHPLGLPLVGTYETVKNISRADLVRQKDVFYAPNNMAAVCCGNIDHGRFVKLMKTLFSGYSRAKVARCVPAGSCSGKSSLKFMRKDTEQTHICLGVKGVSGNDPQRYALSLLGIILGGNMSSRLFNEIREKRSLAYEIGASMKAYRDTGSFFVHAGIDNKKLKDAVSVIIDELSKIRKAPVTGREFSMAKEYFKSGLLMAMESTMSNMMFFGEQITSIGRIQAKEEILKAVDLVAPSDLQNIAKKIFVGPALRLAVIGPQSDDEIARVQSLF, encoded by the coding sequence GTGCACAATCTAACGGTTTTAGATAATGGTTTTAAGGTCATCTCAAGCAGATTAAGCGATGTTAATTCAATCACCATAGGTATATGGATAAAGGCCGGCGGCAGATACGAAAATAAGGCAAACCAGGGCATATCTCATCTGATGGAGCATATGCTGTTTAAGGGGACAAAAAAACGATCCTGCCAGGCCCTCAAGAGATCCATTGAATCAAAGGGCGGCGCCTTCAATGCTTTTACTTCAGAAGAAAATGTCTGTTATTATATAAAAATATTATCCTCCCGTTTAGAACTCGCGGCGGAAGTCTTATCGGATATGGTTTTGAGCCCGTCGTTAAAAGAAACGGATATTGAAAAAGAAAAGAAGGTTATTTTTGAAGAGATAAGGATGTATCTTGACCTGCCTATGCATTATGTCTACGATCTTCTGGACGGCCTGATATGGCCGGGCCATCCGCTGGGCCTGCCGCTGGTAGGAACATATGAGACGGTTAAGAATATATCCCGCGCCGACCTTGTCAGGCAGAAAGACGTATTTTACGCCCCAAATAATATGGCGGCAGTCTGTTGCGGAAATATTGATCATGGCCGATTTGTAAAATTGATGAAGACATTATTTAGCGGATACAGCCGCGCAAAGGTTGCCAGATGCGTTCCGGCCGGCTCGTGTTCTGGAAAATCATCTTTGAAATTCATGAGAAAAGACACGGAACAGACCCATATATGCCTTGGCGTGAAGGGAGTAAGCGGTAATGATCCCCAAAGGTATGCCCTTTCTTTGCTTGGCATAATTCTCGGCGGTAACATGTCAAGCAGGTTATTTAATGAGATCAGAGAAAAGCGTTCGCTCGCTTATGAGATAGGCGCTTCAATGAAGGCCTACAGGGATACGGGTTCTTTTTTCGTTCACGCGGGTATTGACAATAAAAAACTTAAAGATGCCGTGTCCGTGATAATTGACGAGCTTTCAAAGATACGCAAAGCCCCTGTCACGGGCAGGGAATTTAGCATGGCAAAGGAATATTTTAAAAGCGGGCTATTGATGGCCATGGAAAGCACCATGTCAAATATGATGTTTTTTGGAGAACAGATTACCAGCATTGGAAGGATACAGGCCAAAGAGGAAATATTAAAGGCCGTTGACCTGGTCGCCCCTTCCGATTTACAGAATATAGCCAAAAAGATATTTGTCGGGCCGGCTTTAAGGCTTGCGGTGATTGGGCCGCAGAGTGATGATGAGATTGCCAGGGTGCAGTCTCTGTTTTAA
- the ruvX gene encoding Holliday junction resolvase RuvX, whose amino-acid sequence MPRIIGLDLGEKRIGVAVSDETMTISSAADTIAVSNARDSVKKIRDLAVFYQALEIVVGLPLNMNGTRGPQADKVEKFAQKIRAACVSCQVLTFDERLTTSQGSAILISAGMSRKKRRMNIDKLAAQIMLQAYLDYKKNKYF is encoded by the coding sequence ATGCCGCGTATTATAGGCCTGGACCTGGGCGAAAAAAGGATAGGCGTGGCAGTCAGCGACGAGACCATGACTATCAGTTCTGCCGCGGATACCATAGCCGTTTCCAATGCCAGGGATTCGGTCAAAAAGATCCGCGATCTGGCCGTGTTTTACCAGGCTTTGGAGATCGTGGTCGGCCTGCCGCTTAACATGAACGGTACGCGCGGGCCGCAGGCCGATAAGGTTGAAAAATTTGCCCAAAAAATAAGAGCGGCATGCGTTTCCTGCCAGGTACTGACTTTTGACGAACGGCTTACGACATCGCAAGGTTCGGCGATCCTCATATCAGCTGGCATGAGCAGAAAAAAAAGGAGGATGAATATAGACAAACTGGCCGCGCAGATCATGCTTCAAGCGTATCTGGATTATAAAAAGAACAAGTATTTTTAA
- a CDS encoding sugar phosphate nucleotidyltransferase, translated as MLHALIIAGGSGKRLWPKSRRQSPKFLLKVKGAKTLLQLAVERAAAIMPLENILIFTNELHAGLIKKALPGFPKRNIISEPVSRNTAPAICLAAAIIQAKDADSIMYVMPADQIIEDKSAIKRVFRLCALVSRLNDIIVTIGIKPIFASTGYGYIETAQSYKSPASEHANDVFKVKRFTEKPDARRAKAFVKTNRYLWNSGIFIARPEIFLKEFKKYCPAAAGITDKIMLEKGLTKIKKAVKLHYKDFPDISIDYAIMEKTGKAMVVRADPGWSDIGSWSAISGFLSHDGSNALGAGHIGLDTADSVIVAEKGHLVATCGIKGLVIVHTPKATLVCRKSDSENVKKLVGLMEKKGLKEYL; from the coding sequence ATGTTGCATGCCCTTATTATCGCCGGAGGCTCCGGCAAGAGGCTATGGCCTAAATCAAGGCGTCAGAGCCCGAAATTCCTGCTTAAGGTCAAGGGCGCAAAGACCCTGCTCCAGCTGGCCGTTGAAAGGGCCGCGGCCATAATGCCCCTTGAAAATATTCTAATATTTACCAATGAGCTCCACGCGGGCCTGATAAAAAAGGCCCTGCCCGGGTTTCCTAAACGGAATATCATATCCGAGCCTGTTTCAAGGAATACCGCGCCGGCAATATGCCTGGCAGCCGCTATAATCCAGGCTAAGGATGCTGACAGCATTATGTATGTTATGCCGGCCGACCAAATAATTGAAGATAAGTCCGCAATAAAACGGGTATTCAGGTTGTGCGCGCTTGTCTCGCGCTTAAACGACATCATTGTTACTATAGGTATAAAACCCATTTTTGCTTCCACAGGTTATGGCTATATAGAGACCGCCCAATCATATAAAAGCCCGGCATCAGAACACGCTAACGATGTATTCAAGGTCAAAAGATTTACCGAAAAGCCCGATGCCCGGCGCGCGAAGGCCTTTGTAAAAACGAACAGGTATTTATGGAACAGCGGTATATTTATCGCCAGGCCAGAGATTTTTCTTAAAGAATTCAAAAAATATTGTCCCGCGGCGGCCGGTATTACGGATAAGATAATGCTTGAAAAAGGCCTTACAAAAATTAAAAAAGCCGTCAAGCTTCATTATAAGGATTTTCCTGATATATCCATTGATTATGCTATTATGGAAAAAACGGGCAAGGCCATGGTTGTCCGGGCTGATCCCGGATGGTCGGACATAGGTTCATGGTCCGCAATCAGCGGTTTTCTAAGCCATGACGGCAGTAATGCTTTGGGTGCCGGGCATATCGGTCTTGATACGGCCGATTCGGTTATTGTCGCCGAGAAAGGCCATCTTGTGGCTACCTGCGGCATAAAAGGCCTTGTGATTGTCCATACGCCTAAAGCGACTCTGGTATGCCGCAAGTCCGATTCCGAGAATGTCAAAAAACTTGTAGGGCTTATGGAAAAAAAAGGCCTAAAGGAATATTTGTAA
- the trpA gene encoding tryptophan synthase subunit alpha: MNRIEAKFKALKGAGRPALITYICAGDPDIKTTRRLLPALAEAGADIIEIGMPFSDPMADGPTIQMASQRALKNNVNCDMIFDMVMSVRSRQDTPLLLMGYYNPVYRYGIARFVANAKAAGIDGIIIPDLIPEESDELVLAARRHDFSTVFLASPTSGRERLKLISSKSTGFIYYVSLAGVTGARKSLPKDMRRHVMDIKNVSSKPVCVGFGVSTPRQAKRICAFSDGVIVGSAIIKIIENSLKHDSDIIPGVVSFVKKLRKAL, encoded by the coding sequence ATGAATAGAATAGAGGCAAAATTCAAAGCTTTAAAGGGCGCGGGAAGGCCGGCGCTGATTACTTATATATGCGCCGGAGACCCCGATATAAAAACAACTCGCCGCCTGCTTCCCGCTCTTGCTGAAGCGGGAGCTGATATAATTGAGATAGGCATGCCGTTTTCAGACCCGATGGCAGACGGGCCTACGATACAGATGGCGTCTCAAAGGGCGTTAAAAAACAATGTAAATTGTGATATGATTTTTGACATGGTAATGTCTGTAAGGAGCAGGCAGGATACGCCGTTATTGCTTATGGGTTATTATAATCCAGTTTACCGCTATGGTATAGCGCGCTTTGTCGCTAATGCAAAGGCCGCGGGCATTGACGGTATTATAATACCCGACCTTATTCCCGAAGAGTCTGACGAGCTTGTTTTGGCGGCCAGGCGCCATGATTTTAGCACTGTTTTTTTGGCCTCTCCGACGAGCGGCAGGGAAAGGCTTAAGCTTATTTCATCTAAATCAACAGGTTTTATATATTATGTCTCGCTGGCAGGAGTAACAGGCGCCAGAAAATCTCTGCCAAAGGATATGCGCCGTCATGTCATGGATATCAAGAATGTTTCCAGCAAGCCTGTCTGTGTCGGTTTTGGCGTGTCAACACCGCGGCAGGCAAAGAGGATCTGCGCTTTTTCGGACGGTGTTATTGTAGGCAGTGCTATTATAAAGATTATTGAAAACAGCCTGAAACACGATTCAGATATTATTCCGGGCGTGGTGTCATTTGTTAAAAAATTAAGAAAGGCTTTGTAA
- the trpB gene encoding tryptophan synthase subunit beta codes for MKEKNMLPDSRGYFGPFGGRYVPETLVSAIEALGAEYAKAKKDKHFKSDFEYYLRQYAGRPTPLYFAKNLSKACGKGRIYLKREDLCHTGSHKINNTMGQALLAKRMKKRRLIAETGAGQHGVATATVAALFNFKCDVYMGQEDIDRQALNVIRMKLLGANVIPVLSGSMTLKDATNEAMRDWVASSGYTHYIIGSVVGPHPYPMMVRDFQSVIGNELKGQLKQIGEKEPDYLIACVGGGSNSMGLFYPFFNSRARFIGVEAGGMGVNTKKHAATLSRGSIGVLHGSKSYLLQDDFGQIKIAHSVSAGLDYPGVGPEHSFYKKIRRAGYVSVNDREAVEGMRFLSETEGIIPALESAHAVAYLRKLKMRSRDVCVLCLSGRGDKDIDIIRNKIEF; via the coding sequence ATGAAAGAGAAGAACATGCTGCCTGACAGCAGAGGATATTTTGGCCCGTTCGGGGGCCGTTATGTGCCGGAAACGCTTGTATCGGCTATAGAGGCGCTTGGGGCGGAATATGCCAAAGCCAAAAAGGATAAGCATTTTAAATCGGATTTTGAATATTACTTGAGGCAATACGCGGGAAGGCCCACGCCTTTATATTTTGCCAAAAATCTTAGCAAGGCCTGCGGCAAAGGCAGGATATACTTAAAAAGAGAAGACCTCTGCCATACGGGATCGCATAAGATAAACAATACAATGGGCCAGGCGCTATTGGCCAAAAGGATGAAAAAACGCAGGCTTATAGCGGAAACAGGCGCCGGACAGCACGGTGTGGCGACCGCGACAGTTGCCGCGCTTTTTAATTTCAAATGCGATGTTTATATGGGCCAGGAGGACATAGACAGGCAGGCCTTAAATGTAATCAGGATGAAGCTTCTGGGGGCTAATGTTATACCTGTTTTAAGCGGCAGTATGACGCTTAAGGATGCCACCAATGAGGCAATGCGTGATTGGGTGGCAAGCTCCGGATACACGCATTATATTATCGGTTCGGTTGTAGGGCCTCATCCATATCCAATGATGGTAAGGGATTTCCAGTCGGTTATCGGCAATGAGCTCAAGGGCCAGCTTAAGCAGATAGGCGAAAAGGAGCCGGATTACCTGATTGCTTGTGTCGGAGGCGGCTCAAATTCCATGGGGCTTTTTTATCCGTTTTTTAATTCAAGGGCAAGGTTTATTGGTGTTGAGGCAGGCGGCATGGGCGTCAACACTAAAAAGCATGCCGCCACGCTTTCAAGAGGCAGTATTGGCGTATTGCATGGTTCAAAGAGTTATTTATTGCAAGATGACTTTGGCCAGATCAAGATAGCTCATTCGGTATCGGCCGGCCTTGATTATCCCGGCGTGGGCCCTGAACATTCTTTTTATAAAAAAATCCGCAGGGCGGGCTATGTATCTGTTAATGACAGAGAGGCTGTTGAAGGTATGCGGTTTTTATCCGAGACAGAAGGCATTATACCGGCCCTTGAGAGCGCGCATGCCGTCGCCTACTTAAGAAAATTAAAGATGAGATCAAGGGACGTATGCGTCCTTTGCCTGTCCGGCAGAGGCGATAAAGACATTGACATAATAAGGAATAAAATAGAATTTTAA
- a CDS encoding M20 family metallopeptidase, with translation MYFAYIKKEKAELIKLTSRLIEIPTFNPPGVNYEKMVDFIEQYCRSLGLRTSRYEVPAARLKKYNISGGSKRINLIAFWDAGAKKTLHINGHYDVVPAGSSWASDPFKAVIKNNKIYGRGSEDMKSNIAAVLFAIKALKQCGIGPGCNIELSFTPDEEIGGRTGFGYLVDKGIVAPDYAISEGYNNEFISYGNKGLAWFKIDIIGRACHSSEPYNGINAFEKMADAVKTLRQLNKKISSRKTRYKVKDARNRYSTMVLGGEIAGGAKANIVCDSCSFMIDRRFLPEENLDDVKDEITGVFKTLAKKDKQFKFRITMLSEEDSVVSDEKNALFKEFKSSINRVLKKKARCVLMAGATDIRFLIRKGVPCLGYSVYGAHTAHCDNEFIYVKSLVDTTKIFADIIYNLK, from the coding sequence ATGTATTTTGCTTATATAAAAAAGGAAAAGGCCGAGCTTATAAAGCTTACGAGCCGGCTTATAGAGATACCGACCTTTAACCCTCCGGGTGTTAATTATGAAAAAATGGTTGACTTCATTGAGCAGTATTGCCGCAGTCTTGGCCTTAGGACATCAAGATATGAGGTCCCTGCCGCCCGTTTAAAAAAATATAATATATCAGGCGGCTCAAAGAGGATAAACCTCATAGCCTTTTGGGACGCGGGCGCTAAGAAAACATTACATATAAACGGCCATTATGATGTAGTTCCTGCCGGTTCATCATGGGCGAGTGACCCGTTTAAGGCTGTTATTAAAAATAATAAAATTTACGGCCGCGGAAGCGAGGACATGAAGTCAAATATCGCCGCAGTATTATTTGCGATAAAAGCCCTTAAGCAATGCGGTATTGGCCCCGGATGCAATATTGAGCTTTCTTTTACCCCTGATGAGGAAATAGGCGGAAGGACAGGTTTTGGCTATCTTGTTGATAAAGGTATTGTAGCTCCTGATTATGCCATATCCGAAGGGTATAATAACGAATTCATATCCTATGGCAATAAGGGCCTGGCCTGGTTTAAAATAGATATAATCGGACGGGCATGCCATAGCAGTGAACCCTATAACGGGATAAATGCCTTTGAAAAAATGGCCGATGCCGTCAAAACCTTACGGCAGTTGAATAAAAAAATATCGTCCAGGAAAACCCGTTATAAGGTAAAGGACGCCAGAAATAGGTATTCCACCATGGTCCTGGGCGGAGAAATAGCCGGCGGGGCAAAGGCAAACATTGTTTGCGACTCATGCAGTTTTATGATAGACCGCAGGTTTTTGCCTGAAGAAAATCTTGATGATGTCAAAGATGAAATAACGGGTGTTTTTAAAACCCTGGCGAAGAAAGACAAACAGTTTAAATTTAGGATCACTATGCTTAGCGAGGAAGATTCTGTTGTTTCTGATGAAAAGAACGCGCTTTTTAAAGAATTTAAAAGCTCTATTAACCGGGTACTTAAGAAAAAGGCCAGGTGCGTTCTTATGGCCGGCGCTACGGACATAAGATTTTTGATTAGAAAAGGGGTGCCCTGTTTGGGTTATTCGGTTTACGGGGCGCATACCGCCCATTGCGATAATGAATTTATCTATGTAAAAAGTTTGGTGGATACAACTAAGATTTTTGCTGATATAATATATAATCTAAAATAG
- a CDS encoding phosphoribosylanthranilate isomerase codes for MTKVKICGITNLEDALCAQACGANFIGFVFAESPRMIKPGIAARIIERLSPKIKIVALFADQKEKFILRVIEELGRVDALQLHGRETPGFCASFAPRRIIKAFRIKDENSIGAIKDYTAMDFALLDGYSDKAKGGTGKGFDLGLAVSAKRFGIPLFIAGGLNPQNVKRVVNLVKPFCVDVSSGVEKSAGKKDHGLIRLFIQNARSCLT; via the coding sequence GTGACCAAGGTAAAGATTTGCGGCATAACAAATTTAGAAGACGCGCTTTGTGCCCAGGCCTGCGGCGCGAATTTTATCGGATTTGTGTTTGCCGAAAGCCCGCGGATGATAAAACCCGGGATTGCGGCGCGGATAATAGAGAGGCTTTCGCCGAAGATAAAAATAGTGGCTCTCTTTGCCGATCAAAAAGAGAAATTTATCCTGCGGGTCATTGAAGAGCTGGGCAGGGTTGACGCCCTGCAGTTACACGGCCGCGAAACCCCGGGATTTTGCGCTTCTTTTGCGCCCAGGCGTATTATCAAGGCATTCCGGATTAAAGATGAAAATTCCATAGGCGCGATAAAAGACTATACCGCTATGGATTTTGCCCTTCTTGACGGTTATAGTGATAAAGCCAAAGGCGGCACAGGCAAAGGCTTTGACTTAGGCCTTGCCGTTTCGGCAAAGCGTTTTGGCATACCGTTATTTATCGCCGGGGGCCTTAATCCTCAAAATGTAAAGCGCGTGGTCAATTTGGTGAAACCCTTTTGCGTGGACGTATCAAGCGGGGTTGAAAAGTCCGCGGGTAAGAAAGACCATGGTTTGATACGCTTGTTTATTCAAAATGCCAGGAGCTGTTTAACCTGA
- the trpC gene encoding indole-3-glycerol phosphate synthase TrpC, whose product MILSEIIKAKRLYIEQAKKTTSFEYLKHRSLRKNIKTRNFKSAIARCKDVAVIAEIKQASPSRGIIRQDFNPRAIAVQYQINGAAAISVLTDEQFFKGRLEYINEVKSVTSLPVLRKDFIIDEYQVYESAIGGADAILLITDLLSREEIVRFSSVARSLGMDVLCEAHSESEVEKAVSARQDIIGINNRDLDTFKLSLDTTQNLIGLIPPGKIIVSESGIRSRSDIMFLKSIGVHAVLVGEALMDSDDVGQKLKELTGK is encoded by the coding sequence ATGATATTATCAGAGATAATAAAGGCAAAGAGGCTTTATATTGAGCAGGCTAAAAAAACTACGTCATTTGAATATCTCAAGCACCGTAGCCTAAGAAAGAACATTAAAACAAGGAATTTTAAATCGGCAATCGCCCGCTGTAAGGACGTGGCGGTAATCGCGGAAATAAAACAAGCCTCGCCGTCAAGAGGTATTATACGGCAGGATTTTAACCCAAGGGCGATAGCGGTCCAATATCAGATAAACGGCGCCGCGGCCATATCCGTTCTTACCGATGAACAGTTTTTTAAAGGCAGGCTTGAATATATTAATGAGGTAAAGTCTGTTACGAGCCTGCCGGTTTTGAGAAAAGATTTTATAATAGATGAATACCAGGTGTATGAATCGGCTATAGGCGGCGCTGACGCGATATTATTGATCACCGATTTATTGTCCAGAGAAGAGATAGTGAGGTTTTCATCTGTTGCCAGGTCTTTAGGCATGGATGTCCTGTGTGAGGCGCACAGCGAATCCGAGGTTGAAAAGGCCGTGAGCGCCAGGCAGGACATTATCGGTATTAATAACAGGGATTTAGATACCTTCAAGCTTAGCCTTGATACCACGCAGAACTTGATAGGCTTAATACCGCCGGGCAAGATTATTGTCAGCGAAAGCGGTATACGGTCGCGCTCGGACATAATGTTTTTAAAAAGCATAGGCGTCCATGCCGTGCTTGTGGGAGAGGCGCTTATGGACTCCGATGATGTGGGTCAAAAGCTTAAGGAATTAACGGGTAAATAG
- the trpD gene encoding anthranilate phosphoribosyltransferase, which produces MMKEAIISLTEGKDLSCARMGKIFSMIMSASAQPAQVAAFLTALRIKGETVDEITAAARVMRKFAVKIDVRSCVDMDRDEINVEEETVLDTCGTGGTGTNTFNISTTSAFVVSACGIKVAKHGNRSASSACGSADVLDKLGIRLDLKPAQVKECIRRIGIGFMYAPVFHRAMKHALPVRKAIGIRTIFNLLGPLCNPAGATCQLLGVYDRSLTRIIANVLCKLGSKRAFVVHGLDTLDEISITGPTQVSELNSGKVRTYMIEPEQFGMKRARLKSIEGGDAGQNAKIILSVLSGARGPRRDIVLLNAAYALVAARAQKDVRKAVSAAAQSIDSGRAMDKLRQLKDFARL; this is translated from the coding sequence ATGATGAAAGAGGCGATAATAAGTCTTACGGAAGGAAAAGACCTGTCTTGCGCGCGGATGGGGAAAATTTTTTCCATGATAATGTCGGCTTCAGCGCAGCCTGCCCAGGTAGCGGCTTTCTTGACCGCTTTACGCATAAAGGGTGAAACGGTTGATGAGATAACCGCGGCCGCCAGGGTTATGAGAAAGTTCGCGGTAAAAATAGATGTTCGTTCATGCGTTGACATGGATAGGGATGAGATTAATGTTGAAGAAGAGACTGTGCTTGATACATGCGGCACTGGAGGAACAGGCACAAACACCTTCAACATATCAACGACATCGGCATTTGTGGTTTCTGCCTGCGGCATCAAGGTAGCCAAGCACGGCAACCGCTCTGCCTCAAGCGCCTGCGGTTCAGCCGATGTCCTTGACAAATTAGGTATAAGGCTGGATCTCAAACCCGCGCAGGTAAAAGAATGCATACGCAGGATAGGCATAGGCTTTATGTATGCTCCGGTGTTCCACCGGGCGATGAAGCACGCCTTGCCTGTAAGAAAGGCCATAGGCATAAGGACGATTTTTAATCTCCTGGGGCCTTTATGCAATCCTGCCGGCGCTACATGCCAATTATTGGGCGTATACGACAGAAGCTTGACCCGTATAATTGCCAATGTCCTATGCAAGCTTGGGTCAAAAAGGGCTTTTGTTGTCCACGGGCTTGATACCCTTGATGAGATATCAATAACAGGGCCCACGCAGGTCTCTGAACTCAATTCGGGCAAGGTCAGGACATATATGATAGAACCGGAACAGTTTGGCATGAAAAGGGCCAGGCTTAAATCTATTGAAGGCGGAGACGCGGGCCAGAATGCCAAAATAATACTTTCTGTTTTAAGCGGCGCCCGCGGGCCGAGGCGTGATATAGTTTTGCTTAACGCTGCCTATGCCCTTGTCGCGGCAAGGGCCCAAAAGGACGTCAGAAAGGCTGTCAGTGCCGCCGCCCAATCTATTGATTCGGGAAGGGCTATGGATAAACTAAGGCAATTAAAGGACTTTGCCCGTTTATGA